From Punica granatum isolate Tunisia-2019 chromosome 1, ASM765513v2, whole genome shotgun sequence:
GTACGTACTTGTGAATTTGGCtggttattttcttttccaagttTGAACTGAAATCCGTATTATACAGTCAAGAACGTACAAATCGGAAATCCACGAAGTACGGTACCTGCTGGTCTCAAAGTCCCCGTTTATTGTGCTAAATGTAATGCATTTATGGGAGGGTATAGGGTAAGATCGATCATCTGATGATTATTGGACGACTTTTCCTATTTATTCgtcattttcttaattatcgGGACGTGATGGATTAACATCAATGCAATTGAATGTGTTTTATATCAGCGCGGCGCCAACGCCATGGAAAGGGAGGAAGCAGAATTCAGTCTTACGCTGTAAGTATATATTAGAAtactgtctttttttttaaattcactggtttattgttttatatatatacatatacgaATGTGTATTTTCTTATTGTAATTACTACTGCATAGGTGAATACAAAAGTATACGTATATGCATATCTATATGTATAATCGTAATTGTTATTGGACTGGAAATCGATCTCGTGCTAAGTAGCTAACGCTTGAAATTTTTGATGTTGCGGGGCTAAAAAGCCAAAAGTTGCGACCTTGACGCAACGCTGCGACGTGAATTTCTATAACCACAAAATCGAGGCGTTCGTCACCAATGACCCCAATCAGGTTGAGCTGTGGATCAACACGACCGAATACCTTTACGACGACCGTCTCTACAAGCTCCTGCTTGGCCTAGACCTTAAATGGCGCTCGAACTTTGCCGGTAATGGGCGAGACAACCTGGTCGCGCTCATACAGCTCTGCATCGGGCACCGGTGCCTTATCTTCCAGGTCCTTTGGACAACACATGTGCCGGTCCGTCTCTACACGTTCATGAGCAACCCAAAGTACACTTTCGTCGGGGTTGGCATCTGGGAGAACACGCTGAAGCTACTGTCGGACAACAGGCTGTGGATAATGAGAATGGTCGACATCCGGCAGCTCGCTGCGATGAGGTTTTGCGACTTGGAACTCCTCAGCCTCGGCCTCAAGGATCTAGGGGCAAGGTACCCAGGTAAAGTGCTCGAGAAGCCGGAGGCGGTGACGCTGAGCCAGTGGGGCAGTGTGAATGGTTATTGCCGTACCCAATAGGGTTGGCTTCATCgtatatttataatatcagAATTACAAGGTAAATATTTATACATGGTATGTGTATCTTTTAATAAGGGTAAGAATACCcgaaatatattctaatacaCCACCTCAATCTGTTGGGGGCGAAGACACTGACAGATTGCGACAGTGTGTTTGAAATGCCGAAATCGAGAGATTCTTAGTGAGTATGTCTGCCAACTGATCTGATGTAGGAACATAGCGAACAAGAAGATCCCCTCGTTGAATTCGTTCCCGTACAAAATGGTAATCCACTGCAATGTGCTTGGACCGTTGGTGTTGAATTGGGTTTGCGGCTAGATATGTGGCACTAATATTATCACAGCATGCTATTATTGGACTTGGAGCATGCAGGCCAATGTCGAGCAACAATTGTCGGATCCACAAGGTTTCTGCAACCGCATAGGCTAGAGCTCGGTACTCAGCCTCCGTCGAGCTTTTAGAGACAGTTGGTTGCTTTTTAGATCGCCAAGAGATCAGGTTTGGTCTGACAAACACAGCATAGCCGGTTGTTGACCTCCGAGTATCTGGGCACCCAGCCCAATCAGCGTCGGTATAGGCTGTTATCTGAAGATTAGGAGACTGACGGAGACGAAGCCCATGGGTGGACGTGCCACGAAGATATCGTAAAATCCTCTTCGCCGCTTGCAGGTGTGTGGTGCGCGGAGCGTGCATAAACTGGCTAACCAAGTTTACTGCATAACAAATGTCAGGCCTTGTAATAGTAATATATTGTAAAGCACCAACCATACTGCGATATTCAGTAGGATCATCCAATAAATCACCATCTGATAGTGATAGGTGAGTTCGGGACGGTAAGGGTGTCTTGACCGCTGTTGATTTACCAAGTCCAAAACGAGAAAGGACATCAGAAATATATTTCTGCTGAGAAAGAAATAACGTGTCAAGGAACGAGTGGCGTGAATGCCAAGGAAAAAGTGTAAAGGACCAAGATCCTTCATTGCAAATTCATCTGATAGAATTTTGATGAAACGTTCTAGAAGAGTAGAAGAACTTCCTGTAAGGATTATGTCATCAACATAAAGAAGAAGTAAGATTGTGTGAGAACCACTGTGATATATAAATAGGGAGGAGTCAACTGAGCTAGAATGAAATTGTaaagttgagagaaaagagcTGAACCTAGTGAACCAAGCTCGAGGAGCCTGCTTCAGACCATATAGAGATTTATGAAGGTGACATATGTGATGTGGAAATTGAGGATGGACAAATCCCGGAGGTTGACGCATGTATACTTCCTCAGCTAGAAATCCATGGAGAAAAGCATTTTTGACATCTAATTGACGTATAGGCCATGAGTAAGAGTGAGCAAGTGAAATAATTAGACGAATGGTAGAAGGCTTGACGACTGGACTGAAAGTTTCATGAAAGTCTATACCAGATTGTTGACGAAACCCTTGAGCTACAAGACGAGCTTTGTATCGCTCTATTGACCCATCAGCACGATATTTAATCCTGGACTTCCAAGTACTACCAACCACATTTACCTGAGGATTTGGGGGAACTAAACTCCAGGTACCATTCTGAATAAGTGCATTAAATTCGTCGGCCATGACTTGACGCCAATTAGGATCTTTAACTGCCTGTGAGTAGCATGTTGGTTCCACAACAGAATTGCATGAGGaagtaaataaagaaaatttagtgTTAGGTTTGTGAATACCAGATTTTGCACGAGTAATCATTGGATGATGATTGACGGATGTGGGCGGTAGAGTGATGCGTTGGGCTCGGTCCATTGTAGGGAGTAGAGGTAATCGGGTCGGATCAGGAGAATTGGGCAAGATTCGACTCGATGAGGTAGAATGCGACTGGGCAGAGACGGGCTGAGTGGAGGAGGATTGGGCTGACTGATATTGGGCTTGTGAGGCCACAGATGGATCAGCAGATAGGTGATCGGGCTGTCCAGTTGGAACAGTGGACTGATTAATGTCTGTGGGCTGCGTTTGGCTTTGTTGGGCTGTGTTGAGCTGTAGTGGGCTGTGGCGAGCTGGGTTGAATTGTATTATGGGCAGGGGACGAATTGTGGGCTGAGAATGAGTTGTAACAGAAGGATGGGCGAccgaaattaatttttggtaAGGGAAACAAGTCTCATTAAACTTGACATGTCTGGAGGTATAAACTTTGTTTTCAGCTGGATCAAAGCAACGATAACCCTTGTATTCTGTAGCATATCCTAGAAAGACACATTCTTTCAAACGGGGTTCTAATTTGTGAGCAACATATGGAGTGAGGTTTGGAAAGCAGGcacacccgaatacccttagAAAATTGTAGTcaggaatttttttaaatagttttTCAAAAGCAGACCGATTTTGAAGAAAAGGAGATGGTAGACGATTAATTATGTAAACCGCAGTTAAAGCTGCATCTACCCAAAATTTTGGAGGTAATTGACTTTGAATTAGCAAAGTACGAACCATATCAACAATGTGTCTATGCTTACGTTCGGCAACACCATTTTGTTGTGGTGTATGTGGGCATGACATTCTAAGAGAAATTCCCGACTCTTGAAATAAATTACGAAATTGAGAATTATTGAATTCTAGACCGCCatcacactgaaaaaaattttttaaattgattgcaattattaAGTTTTGCTTAAAAAACCCCGAATCAGGAAAAATCAGACAATAAGTTGTTGATAACACACAAACGTTGTATGAAGACCAGATTGTAATCAAGATCAGGAACGTAGAAAGCGTTTTTAAGCTGAAGTTTAGTGTCAATAGCAGGAATTGTTGCAGAACCAATGCTTTTTATTGGCAGTAAAGATCCATTTCCGACAATAACACCATCAGAACCAGAATATGGAGTCGAATGAGAGAGAATACCTTCGGTATTGACCATATGGTTGGAGGCCCCAGAGTCAAGATAAGCCTCATGAGTTGATGTATCATTTAAACTAAAGGCAGCCAAGGACTTCGGATAACTCAAGGCAGGATTATGATTATATAGCTCGGGACATTGAATGGCAGTGTGACCTGGGCTATTGCAAACTTGACAAATCACAGCAGCAGGGCCATGTCCCAAAATTCCATCATTAGCAGAAGGTGGATTATTGAACGACCTTACCAAATTCGGAGACTGGAAAGGTGCACCTCTGGACATGTGAGATTGAAAGAAGCCTCCTCGGTTGTAAGTCCCTCGTCCACCAGTTCCACGAGCACCAGACATCTGGGGTGTCCAGTGACTATTGCCCTAGTTGGGGCCACTGTTACTCCACTGATTGTTGTTACGACCACCTCGACTGCGACCGCGATTGCCACGTCCTCCACGAGTATGGCCACCCCCTCGAGCAGTACCTCCTCGTGCACTTTGGGTATGGATCTGGAGCGCAGTGGGCTGAGTTGTGACTAAAACGGAGGTTGGCTCCGAATAGAATTGCTTGAGCCTCTTTTCCTGATGCGTGAGCTTTGTTCGAAGAGTCTCAAAGGTCAGTGGGTCCCGATCGTTGGCATTTGTGGTGACAAAGGACTCGTATTCCTTGGGAAGACCTGCAAGAGCATATGTAATCAAGTCCTCATCAGATAGAGGTTTTCCAATTTCTCGAAGCTCATCGCCCAACACCTTCAGATCACGAAGGTATTTATCTGTTCCTTGATCAGTGAGTTTCACACGGGAAAGAAGAATCTTGATGTCGACGGCCCGAGAGCGTGTACGCTCAATGAATCGGGTCTGGAGACAATCCCAGATAGCCTTGGCAGTCGGCAGGTCGTGCACCTCTTCGAGAAGATCCTCAGCGATGGTTGCAAAGATCCAAGAACGGATGTGTTGATCTGTGCGCATCCATCCAGTGTGATTGGCATTTGCGATTTCTGGGCAGGGGAAGCTGCCATCAACATAAGAGAATAGATCATGAGAGAGTAAGAAAGTGGAAAATAGGGATTTCCATATGATGTAGTTCCTCTGGGTCAGAGTGATGGTAATCAGATTTGTGATGTTAGGGGTTGCGATGGTTCCGGTGTTTGTGTGAAGAATTTGGGCGGAGAGGGATGGTGGAGCAGTTGGTGGATTGAGGGATATTGAATCTGCAGAAGATGGGTTAGGTGAAAAGGAGGCAGAAGGGTTGGTGTTGGGGTTTTCTCTTTCTGAGGCCATGACAGGCGATGTGAGGTGATTGGAGGGGCTGACGgtgacgatttttttttttttgaaccactatttttgctttgataccatgtGAATGGTTATTGCCGTACCCAATAGGGTTGGCttcatcatatatttataatatcagAATTACAAGGTAAATATTTATACATGGTATGTGTATCTTTTAATAAGGGTAAGAATACCcgaaatatattctaatagGCAGGAAGACGCTGTCATCCCATCAGATCGAGTACGCATGCCTTGAAGCCATTGTTTGCTTCGAGCTGGGAAAGTATTTGTGCGCATCTAGGCGTTTTTAACAGATACGTCGACGCATCATGTTCCAATCGCCGACGATTGATATCTGGAGCGATCAGACATATGATCAGTAGAGAGAGCTTTATTACTTAGTAGTATTTGGTTCAAGTCAATTAATTTTCGGTCGTGTCCTTTGGTTTTTGAGCGATCAGACATGCGCATTAGTtgtttaatttccttttttgtttcctttGCCATGAGGTGGGCAATTTGCTTTTGGATTTGAGCAATAATCTTCGAAGATCGGCCCGCGACAGCATTCAGCAAATGGCCTACTATAAAAATACATCACATGCACCCACCTGGGAattgaattttggaaaatgATAATGACTTGATTggattttaataaataaattgaagtGTGAGCCTCGAGGGTTTAGCGAGCTAGATTGATGGGTTTGTGGGTggttatttcatattttccaCCAAGATTTAAATTCCTCCTACTCAGATTGCATGATTATTATTTCGGTAAATCCTCTACGTCGAGCGTGGATCTCCTATCTTTGACTTGTACGTGAAAGTAAACTATAGTCAAGGCGCACGAAAACTCATTCAAAAACGATATCTTGCTCCATTAAAGTGcagacttatatatatatatattttcggtATGAACCCAGGTATCCGAAAGACTAATTAGACCCTGATTAATCTAGTCGAGCCGGGTAGATacactaaggggtaaagctctcacAACGTGAATTTTATGTATTCACAAGAACTCAAACTCGAAATCTTAGTTAAGTGGAACAAGCGACTATAATTATCCTTTCCTcccattttttatataatcaacaagcttttatttaaattcattattttttctttatttaattttttatttgcttaaatttatttaaatagtatttcaaatttctttaattatgtTAAATAAAGGTATATGCGTGAGACACAATCTAATTTCATGCAAATactatgtataatataactaTTATCTTATAATACCTCAAGTGccaatcaaaatattttagcAAAACTTAACTGTCTCAATTCTCAAGTAATTGCACCAAAAACTCGACTTTCTTTTAGATTTCCTGCTTGATCAATAACAATTGCGCTGTTGTCATCATATCGTATTATCATACCGTTGTCACATTTAAAGTTCTTTacaccgcttgaaccaactcatATTGGTGCAaacgtatatatattattattaaactGATGGATAATTAGTGTTTTGTGTTCATTGATCTGTCGCTGTAAAATTCTCCTCTAATCTCGATGCCAGAATTTACATCGTCCTTAGGCTAGAGTTAAATAGTTAATCTAACAACGGATGCGTTTCTACAATTCGGTGTATTTCACTTGCAGGCAGTAATCCTAGATCTTCAATCGACGACAATAAGAACAAACTCTATGTATTTACGGAATT
This genomic window contains:
- the LOC116203064 gene encoding uncharacterized protein LOC116203064 yields the protein MASTLSPTLIVQDSDDADQEREQVTYGCANCSNTIVRSSEMHRLHIYPLPKVATLTQRCDVNFYNHKIEAFVTNDPNQVELWINTTEYLYDDRLYKLLLGLDLKWRSNFAGNGRDNLVALIQLCIGHRCLIFQVLWTTHVPVRLYTFMSNPKYTFVGVGIWENTLKLLSDNRLWIMRMVDIRQLAAMRFCDLELLSLGLKDLGARYPGKVLEKPEAVTLSQWGSVNGYCRTQ